A genome region from Oncorhynchus gorbuscha isolate QuinsamMale2020 ecotype Even-year linkage group LG26, OgorEven_v1.0, whole genome shotgun sequence includes the following:
- the LOC124015932 gene encoding kinesin light chain 1-like isoform X1 produces the protein MSIMVYPREDCLEKLSQEEIISSTKLVIQGLEALKSEHNSILHSLLETIRCLKKDEEANLVHEKSSLLRKSVDMIELGLGEAQVMMALSAHLNAVESEKQKLRAQVRRLCQENQWLRDELAGTQQKLQKSEQSVAQLEEEKKHLEFMNQLKKYDEDVSPTEEKDGEPPKDTLDDLFPNDEEDNSQGMPHQHNSAAVAAAQQGGYEIPARLRTLHNLVIQYASQGRYEVAVPLCKQALEDLEKTSGHDHPDVATMLNILALVYRDQNKYKEAAHLLNDALSIREKTLGKDHPAVAATLNNLAVLYGKRGKYKEAEPLCKRALEIREKVLGKDHPDVAKQLNNLALLCQNQGKYEEVEYYYCRALEIYECRLGPDDPNVAKTKNNLASCYLKQGKYKEAEILYKEILTQAHEKEFGSVDDENKPIWVHAEEREECKSKDGYGDYGGWYKNCKVNSPTVNTTLRNLGALYRRQGKMEAAETLEECALRSRKQGVVELQRDGDRRRSRESLSSVKYEGASDAGEDGSVDWNGDGSGGLRRAGSMGRLRDVLRRSSEMLVKKLQGNGPPDPRNLHMKRAASLNYLNKSSDEDDSFQSPAGDRRLRQSRNLSSSTVDLYSGTGN, from the exons GCACGAGAAGTCCAGCCTGCTGCGCAAGTCAGTGGACATGATCGAGCTGGGGCTGGGCGAGGCGCAG GTGATGATGGCCCTGTCTGCCCACCTGAACGCTGTGGAGTCGGAGAAGCAGAAGCTGCGTGCCCAGGTACGTCGGCTGTGCCAAGAGAACCAGTGGCTGCGAGACGAGCTGGCGGGCACCCAGCAAAAGCTGCAGAAGAGCGAGCAGAGTGTGGCCcagctggaggaggagaagaagcatCTGGAGTTCATGAACCAGCTCAAGAAGTACGACGAGGATGTGTCCCCTACT gaggagaaagatggagagccTCCTAAAGACACACTGGACGACCTCTTCCCCAATGATGAGGAGGACAACAGTCAAGGAA TGCCTCACCAGCATAACAGTGCAGCGGTGGCCGCAGCCCAGCAGGGTGGCTATGAGATCCCAGCCCGCCTGAGGACCCTCCACAACCTGGTGATCCAGTACGCCTCCCAGGGCCGCTACGAGGTGGCCGTGCCCCTCTGCAAGCAGGCTCTGGAGGACCTGGAGAAGACATCTGGACACGACCACCCTGACGTGGCCACCATGCTCAACATCCTGGCCCTGGTCTACAG gGACCAGAACAAATACAAGGAGGCGGCTCACCTGCTCAATGATGCACTGTCTATCCGGGAGAAAACCCTTGGGAAAGACCACCCTGCT GTGGCTGCGACACTGAACAATCTGGCAGTGTTGTATGGCAAGAGGGGGAAGTACAAGGAAGCTGAGCCCCTTTGCAAGAGGGCTCTGGAGATCAGAGAGAAG GTGCTGGGCAAGGACCATCCTGATGTGGCCAAGCAGCTGAACAACCTGGCCCTGCTGTGTCAGAACCAGGGCAAGTACGAAGAGGTGGAGTACTACTACTGCCGTGCCCTGGAGATCTACGAGTGCAGGCTGGGCCCTGACGACCCCAACGTGGCCAAGACCAAGAACAACCTG GCTTCGTGTTACTTGAAGCAGGGGAAGTACAAGGAGGCAGAAATCCTTTACAAAGAGATTCTCACCCAAGCTCACGAGAAGGAATTTGGATCCGTGGATG atGAGAACAAGCCCATCTGGGTGCATGCCGAGGAGCGGGAGGAGTGCAAG AGCAAAGACGGCTATGGAGATTATGGCGGCTGGTATAAGAATTGCAAGGTGAATAG CCCCACTGTCAACACCACTCTGCGTAATCTGGGAGCTCTGTATCGCCGGCAAGGCAAGATGGAGGCCGCTGAGACCCTGGAGGAGTGTGCCTTGAGGTCCAGAAAACAG gGTGTGGTGGAGctgcagagagacggagacaggaggaggagcagggagagtCTGAGCAGCGTAAAATATGAGGGCGCCTCTGACGCGGGGGAGGACGGCAGCGTGGACTGGAACGGG GATGGCAGTGGGGGCCTGAGGAGAGCAGGGTCGATGGGGAGGCTCCGGGATGTCTTACGGCGAAGCAGCGAGATGCTGGTGAAGAAACTACAGGGTAACGGTCCCCCCGACCCACGCAACCTCCA TATGAAACGAGCTGCCTCTCTGAACTATTTGAACAAGAGCAGTGATGAGGACGACTCCTTTCAG agTCCAGCAGGTGATAGGAGGCTAAGGCAGAGCAGGAACCTGAGTTCCAGTACTGTTGATCTCTACAGTGGAACTGgaaactga